A window from Corynebacterium singulare encodes these proteins:
- a CDS encoding heparinase II/III domain-containing protein, with the protein MKLHPTVRFYLHSLNWIDFIVDRAAERSETPWTEEVAAGAEFVWAVAWNWWEMDRVTPEWKNDEHVWGGHAVAIRAASLSALSEIFPDDEWLREAIEYHGKWLMEHFDGYWNHGLSQALALMVVGDRLSDESMLNIGADRAKACLEVMIDEEGAINEQAPEYANYIERLRQTAVEALELFGAPGADALRAKQESLEEFIAHSLTPGGTFVEIGDSMPRRPEYVRGGALEFVLSNGATEAEIPRVKVYEAGYIFGRSGFGQRRPKDLESYYTLRFGPPRQIHGHFDHLSLTYWDRGRNIIVDAGHPGYVRGPLRSYAQSRLAHNVLTVRGKEHDAGAVSRLVDYQIEESWSAFDLADTAWEGLRWNRSACFVDCGPFVVSDSLEPTRTVEYAEQRWNVAPEFEYVGSQYETVRFRSVVDGTQLVFIRYGIDGSRYFDPTDTNLARGDREGRRGVVFRNEKPTDTWTLGFGRASRDFGVLTAVVVAKPEDKVEYTFKEKGPSKRVLRIVRGSQNFLFDYDVKSQRVRALSAPVERGYADGGLTPR; encoded by the coding sequence ATGAAGCTTCACCCAACGGTGCGCTTTTATCTGCACTCTCTTAATTGGATCGACTTCATTGTAGATCGTGCTGCCGAGCGCTCCGAGACGCCGTGGACTGAGGAAGTAGCAGCAGGTGCCGAGTTTGTCTGGGCGGTGGCGTGGAATTGGTGGGAGATGGACCGCGTAACCCCTGAGTGGAAAAATGACGAACACGTGTGGGGAGGACACGCGGTAGCGATTCGGGCGGCATCACTCAGTGCGCTTAGTGAAATCTTTCCAGACGACGAATGGCTGCGCGAAGCTATCGAGTATCACGGGAAGTGGCTCATGGAGCACTTTGACGGCTACTGGAACCATGGGCTTTCCCAAGCACTGGCGTTGATGGTGGTGGGGGATAGGCTGAGTGATGAGTCAATGCTCAATATCGGTGCTGATCGTGCCAAAGCTTGTCTCGAGGTCATGATCGATGAGGAGGGGGCCATCAATGAGCAGGCACCTGAGTACGCGAATTATATAGAAAGGCTGCGCCAGACCGCTGTTGAGGCACTTGAGTTGTTTGGGGCACCGGGTGCGGATGCGCTGCGCGCAAAGCAGGAGTCGCTCGAAGAGTTCATTGCGCATTCACTTACCCCAGGCGGCACATTCGTCGAAATCGGTGACTCAATGCCACGCCGTCCAGAGTATGTTCGTGGAGGGGCGTTGGAATTCGTGCTATCGAATGGTGCTACTGAGGCTGAGATACCGCGAGTCAAGGTATACGAGGCGGGCTACATTTTCGGACGTTCCGGGTTTGGTCAGCGCAGGCCTAAGGATTTGGAGAGCTACTACACCTTACGCTTTGGGCCGCCGCGTCAGATTCATGGGCATTTTGATCACTTGTCACTGACTTACTGGGACCGTGGGAGGAACATCATTGTAGATGCGGGTCACCCAGGTTATGTGAGGGGCCCCTTGCGTTCCTATGCCCAGAGCCGCCTGGCTCATAATGTGCTTACTGTTCGTGGAAAGGAGCACGACGCTGGGGCAGTCTCACGACTGGTGGATTATCAGATCGAGGAATCGTGGTCGGCGTTCGATCTTGCGGACACCGCTTGGGAAGGCCTTCGCTGGAATCGCAGTGCGTGCTTTGTCGACTGCGGCCCCTTTGTGGTCTCAGACAGCCTTGAACCGACGCGCACTGTGGAGTACGCGGAGCAACGTTGGAATGTGGCCCCAGAGTTCGAGTACGTGGGCTCGCAGTACGAGACAGTTCGATTCCGGTCAGTCGTCGATGGAACCCAGTTGGTGTTCATCCGCTACGGTATCGACGGCTCGCGCTACTTCGACCCTACAGATACGAACCTCGCCCGGGGGGACCGTGAGGGCCGGCGTGGAGTTGTCTTCCGTAATGAGAAACCCACCGATACGTGGACACTAGGTTTTGGGCGCGCCAGCCGGGACTTTGGTGTTCTCACCGCAGTGGTTGTTGCCAAGCCGGAAGACAAAGTGGAGTACACCTTCAAGGAGAAAGGTCCCAGCAAACGCGTACTGCGCATCGTTCGTGGAAGCCAGAACTTCCTTTTTGATTACGACGTCAAGTCGCAACGAGTGCGTGCATTGTCCGCGCCCGTCGAACGGGGGTACGCGGACGGTGGACTCACTCCGCGCTGA
- a CDS encoding ATP-grasp fold amidoligase family protein, which produces MSNNEENIPWWVNDKAKLHSFADSNDIPMPKVYGYWETPGDLTSLDNLPQKFVLKPTVMHSNWGVQLLEKTENGKYYDSLNGTEYTFEGIKEVQNSAYEKCNYKGQYKLMAEELIESPDPQKPIPFDYKVYCFYDTPMLIQQVDRNGSQDAHAFFDGEFNPLPRNGFVESNWKHIKQGDPVVPRDPKQLLDSAIRITQALNTPFMRVDMFHGTRGTVLGELTPAPGPLYYKKIMWLTDEFDSKLGKAWDDATTRLAS; this is translated from the coding sequence TTGAGCAACAATGAGGAGAACATTCCATGGTGGGTTAACGACAAAGCCAAACTCCATAGCTTTGCTGATTCAAATGACATACCTATGCCAAAAGTCTACGGCTATTGGGAAACTCCTGGCGACTTGACAAGTCTCGACAATCTGCCCCAAAAGTTTGTACTCAAACCCACAGTAATGCACTCGAACTGGGGGGTTCAACTCCTCGAAAAAACCGAAAATGGCAAGTACTACGATTCACTGAACGGAACCGAGTACACGTTTGAAGGAATTAAGGAAGTACAAAATTCCGCTTACGAAAAATGTAATTACAAAGGTCAATATAAGCTTATGGCTGAGGAGCTAATCGAGAGCCCAGATCCACAGAAACCAATTCCCTTCGACTACAAAGTCTATTGTTTCTATGACACTCCTATGCTCATCCAACAGGTAGATCGAAATGGTTCACAAGACGCGCACGCGTTTTTCGACGGCGAGTTTAACCCGCTACCACGGAATGGTTTTGTCGAGAGTAACTGGAAGCACATTAAGCAAGGAGACCCTGTCGTCCCCCGGGACCCAAAGCAGTTGCTCGACTCCGCCATCAGAATTACACAAGCTTTGAACACGCCGTTCATGAGGGTTGACATGTTCCACGGAACGCGGGGAACTGTTTTAGGAGAGCTCACCCCTGCACCCGGCCCTCTCTACTACAAAAAGATAATGTGGCTAACTGATGAATTCGATTCTAAGCTTGGTAAGGCTTGGGATGACGCAACTACTCGGCTCGCGTCATAA
- a CDS encoding glycosyltransferase family 4 protein yields the protein MPVRTVAEWGGVHEWTVDAASSLVARGNDVTFVGQGDTFRERAQAVGASFVEIDWSEWSHDIERIARDVEFDLIFSHAPGGRQIGLAVNEIAKKEHVVMVHGAYHDYMYEWSDQVDAFVAASPSLVHFVQRFGRVAPWKVTNLPNAAPSEIFNLPLVSHDEKLSGGVGRILTASRLSPDKVPQIAAVEEAAESLSHLYPDIEWVIDIYGDGPLKAMYEQRYAALSQRLANVNYEFHGWVAPHEVPILMNKAFLTVTAGMAGMRALAAGSLCLGAGARDTVGIQVGSNLRAGLWSNFGDHGVQRFGKTDVKFDLNFLSDPDRYDEAVRVARDKVLTGNNQDLVNNLMFSALNL from the coding sequence ATGCCTGTTCGAACTGTCGCTGAATGGGGAGGTGTTCATGAGTGGACTGTCGACGCCGCTTCTTCACTGGTAGCTCGCGGTAACGACGTCACTTTTGTTGGGCAAGGTGACACCTTTAGAGAAAGAGCGCAGGCGGTTGGTGCCTCGTTCGTTGAAATTGACTGGAGTGAGTGGAGCCATGACATTGAGAGAATCGCGCGTGATGTCGAATTCGATTTAATATTTTCTCATGCCCCAGGTGGACGACAAATCGGCCTCGCCGTAAATGAAATTGCGAAAAAAGAACATGTGGTAATGGTCCACGGTGCCTACCATGACTACATGTACGAATGGTCCGATCAGGTTGACGCTTTTGTTGCCGCAAGTCCATCACTCGTACACTTTGTGCAGCGCTTCGGGCGAGTGGCGCCGTGGAAGGTGACCAATCTTCCGAATGCGGCTCCCTCCGAAATTTTTAACCTTCCGCTAGTTTCGCATGATGAGAAACTCAGTGGCGGAGTCGGGAGAATCCTGACGGCCTCGCGACTTTCGCCGGATAAGGTGCCTCAGATCGCTGCTGTTGAGGAAGCTGCGGAAAGTCTCAGTCATTTGTATCCCGACATCGAATGGGTCATTGATATTTACGGTGACGGCCCGCTGAAGGCGATGTACGAGCAACGCTATGCCGCGCTTTCACAGCGTTTAGCAAACGTGAATTATGAGTTTCACGGATGGGTAGCGCCTCACGAAGTACCGATTCTGATGAATAAAGCTTTCTTGACTGTTACTGCAGGAATGGCCGGAATGCGTGCACTTGCCGCGGGATCGCTATGTCTTGGGGCAGGCGCTAGAGATACCGTTGGCATTCAAGTGGGTAGTAACCTACGAGCTGGTTTGTGGTCGAATTTTGGTGACCATGGAGTCCAACGATTTGGAAAAACTGATGTGAAATTTGATCTCAATTTTCTGTCAGATCCAGATCGATACGACGAAGCCGTCAGAGTTGCTCGTGACAAGGTGCTGACGGGCAACAACCAAGATTTGGTGAATAATTTGATGTTCAGTGCCCTAAATCTCTAA
- a CDS encoding glycosyltransferase family 2 protein: protein MPVSVVLQLIPEDVEEARAYIESFKEIKGVNECILSLPNFLNGPALSGLFETANALADSFFKFEVCPSDFSSSACMNNSAVKSRGDVLLFVERGFAVVQDSEAMLNLDELQRGVVAEISSFRSLDSQVNEVLRQPEYLTPLPVASLGRVFAIDRAHFLAVRGFDENASFCEALGYDFILRQRRRGGKVVSVRGAKAVAGNQSISVPTDEEIRLMERVDNRQNLYPNLVEWSVSQDERLPLVSVAIATKDRYEMLVESINSVLYQTFQEFEIVVVDDGSEDPLRVEQVIASIDDPRIKLIHHEKSRGVAAARNTAATHSNCLLTAVHDDDDIMLPNRLEIGIDGLSQTVDATYGGWINFQDDTGELRGFLTLKGFGAAMVAFNGAGPGHSTWTLPTQLIRDFSYDERLTSSVDHELATRLMNAGVNWGHVERFMYLRRVHDLQITAQDSDNQKAGHTLSRLANRFLTSGPSQASLKKKGEELKYPNVPGRTDPFNTFGAYLPDKLVSRDIILQGNTVNLAIDADMPDKLTTIVTERDILRDRAVFENAVIEDVSQDDIVNLRRIGFNSFKLRVRDRNGLYGVSSIEPAQEAPVPPQTRVDETLQQRLLESSKTLRKHDGAVQLSVLYFPESVEAVSIEGFESLLQEARRIVSVGEFGYKSSAYIFVTKDHYTAQELEAYLRAAYPRNSTYRMGVSSAIFAKEFLNANEQEISVELNDSGIDRGLQ from the coding sequence ATGCCGGTTTCGGTAGTTCTCCAGTTGATACCAGAGGATGTAGAAGAGGCTCGCGCCTATATAGAAAGCTTCAAGGAGATTAAGGGCGTGAATGAGTGCATTCTCAGTTTACCTAATTTCCTTAACGGGCCAGCATTGTCCGGTCTCTTTGAAACTGCGAATGCTCTAGCCGACTCGTTCTTTAAGTTTGAGGTCTGCCCATCTGATTTCTCGAGTTCTGCGTGCATGAATAATTCCGCGGTGAAATCGCGGGGCGATGTTCTGTTATTCGTGGAAAGGGGGTTTGCGGTTGTCCAAGACAGCGAAGCCATGCTCAACTTGGACGAGCTACAGCGCGGAGTGGTTGCTGAGATCAGTAGTTTTAGGAGTCTCGATAGTCAGGTAAATGAAGTACTACGTCAGCCCGAGTATCTAACCCCCCTGCCCGTCGCCTCGCTTGGCCGAGTTTTTGCTATTGACCGAGCTCATTTCTTGGCAGTTCGTGGTTTTGACGAAAACGCCTCGTTTTGTGAAGCGCTTGGCTATGATTTTATCCTCCGACAGCGGCGTCGCGGCGGAAAAGTCGTGAGTGTTCGGGGCGCGAAGGCCGTGGCAGGAAATCAGTCAATATCAGTCCCTACTGACGAGGAAATTCGTCTTATGGAGCGCGTGGATAACAGGCAAAATCTGTATCCAAACTTGGTCGAATGGTCTGTTTCACAAGATGAACGTCTACCTCTGGTTTCCGTAGCGATTGCAACCAAAGACCGTTACGAAATGCTGGTTGAGAGTATCAATTCTGTGCTCTACCAGACATTCCAAGAGTTCGAAATCGTTGTAGTCGACGATGGTTCGGAAGACCCTCTTCGAGTGGAACAGGTAATCGCCAGCATCGATGATCCGAGAATAAAGCTGATTCATCACGAGAAGTCGCGAGGAGTGGCTGCCGCGCGGAATACTGCTGCAACTCATTCAAATTGTTTACTGACCGCTGTTCATGATGATGACGACATCATGCTTCCTAACCGCCTCGAAATTGGAATTGATGGATTGTCTCAAACTGTCGACGCTACCTATGGTGGCTGGATTAATTTCCAAGACGACACAGGTGAGTTGCGGGGTTTCTTGACTTTGAAGGGATTCGGCGCAGCCATGGTGGCTTTCAACGGGGCGGGGCCCGGTCACAGCACTTGGACTTTGCCAACTCAACTGATAAGGGACTTTTCTTACGATGAGCGGCTAACGTCTTCAGTCGATCATGAACTAGCTACCCGTCTGATGAATGCTGGAGTGAATTGGGGCCACGTCGAAAGGTTCATGTACTTACGCCGTGTGCATGATCTGCAGATCACCGCGCAAGATTCCGATAACCAAAAGGCGGGGCATACGCTTTCTCGACTCGCGAATAGATTTTTGACCTCCGGACCGAGCCAAGCTTCTCTGAAAAAGAAAGGCGAGGAACTAAAGTACCCAAATGTTCCGGGAAGAACGGATCCTTTTAATACTTTCGGTGCATATCTTCCGGACAAACTGGTGTCCCGTGACATCATCTTGCAAGGGAACACAGTAAATCTCGCTATCGATGCCGATATGCCGGACAAATTGACGACTATTGTCACAGAGCGTGACATTTTACGTGATCGTGCCGTCTTTGAAAATGCCGTGATCGAAGACGTGAGCCAAGATGATATCGTCAATCTTCGTCGGATTGGCTTCAACTCCTTTAAGCTTCGCGTCCGTGATCGAAATGGATTGTACGGCGTTTCGAGTATCGAACCAGCTCAAGAAGCCCCAGTACCGCCGCAAACAAGGGTTGACGAAACATTGCAGCAGCGTTTACTGGAGAGCAGCAAGACACTCCGTAAACACGACGGTGCAGTACAGCTTAGCGTTCTGTACTTCCCAGAAAGCGTGGAAGCGGTCTCTATAGAGGGTTTTGAAAGTTTACTTCAAGAGGCTAGGAGGATCGTGAGCGTCGGCGAGTTTGGTTACAAGAGCTCTGCTTATATTTTCGTCACCAAAGATCACTACACAGCACAAGAGCTGGAGGCCTACTTACGTGCGGCTTATCCTCGGAATTCGACCTACCGAATGGGAGTTTCAAGCGCAATATTCGCAAAGGAGTTCTTGAATGCAAATGAACAAGAAATAAGCGTAGAATTGAACGATTCCGGTATTGATAGGGGGCTCCAATGA
- a CDS encoding NAD-dependent epimerase/dehydratase family protein, with the protein MHCLVTGGAGFIGSHLVDLLVEKGHTVTVLDNFSTGRMVNLESACKSGDVSIVEGDIRTVDYDELFSRRPTEVVFHLAAQIDVRKSVEDPVSDCETNVLATVKLADAARRHSVRKIVHTSSGGSIYGQPESFPVGEETPVAPESPYAAGKAAGELYLEMFSRLYGIGCSFVAPANVYGPRQNPHGEAGVVAIFSQRLLNGEPTKVFGTGSNTRDYVFVKDVARAFYLASKDEADGERFNIGTGIETSDRELHTLVAKAAGAPDAPIFAPARLGDVPRSALDSSKARKLIGWEPSLPLEAGIKETVTFFKGQVK; encoded by the coding sequence ATGCATTGTCTCGTGACCGGCGGCGCCGGGTTTATTGGTTCCCATCTTGTTGATCTCCTTGTTGAGAAAGGCCATACGGTCACAGTTTTGGATAATTTCTCAACTGGCCGGATGGTAAACCTAGAATCTGCGTGCAAGAGCGGCGATGTCAGCATAGTTGAAGGCGACATTCGTACAGTCGACTACGATGAGCTGTTTTCTCGGCGTCCTACCGAGGTCGTCTTTCACCTTGCAGCGCAGATTGACGTTCGCAAGTCAGTTGAGGATCCTGTAAGCGATTGCGAGACGAACGTGCTGGCGACGGTGAAGCTTGCGGACGCGGCTCGGCGCCACAGTGTCCGCAAGATTGTTCATACTTCCTCCGGCGGTTCCATTTACGGGCAGCCTGAATCCTTCCCTGTTGGGGAGGAGACACCCGTGGCTCCGGAATCACCGTACGCTGCTGGCAAGGCAGCGGGTGAGCTTTATTTGGAAATGTTTAGCCGACTCTACGGCATCGGCTGTAGCTTCGTGGCCCCGGCGAATGTGTACGGGCCGCGTCAGAACCCCCACGGTGAAGCGGGCGTCGTGGCGATTTTTAGCCAACGTCTTCTCAACGGTGAACCGACTAAAGTGTTTGGTACAGGTTCGAACACACGCGATTATGTGTTCGTCAAGGACGTCGCCCGAGCCTTCTATCTCGCCTCGAAGGATGAAGCAGACGGCGAGCGCTTTAACATCGGTACCGGAATCGAAACCAGCGACCGCGAGCTCCACACACTGGTTGCGAAGGCTGCGGGGGCACCGGATGCGCCTATATTTGCTCCCGCGAGGTTAGGCGATGTCCCACGTTCAGCGCTAGATTCCTCCAAAGCTAGGAAACTAATTGGTTGGGAGCCATCTCTGCCACTGGAAGCCGGAATCAAAGAAACGGTTACCTTTTTCAAGGGGCAGGTGAAATAG
- a CDS encoding glycosyltransferase, whose translation MSSIVVYGDVSPNVIDGSSIWLMSVSEVLSGVFDEVHIQLKNHVQNRTLLSAIDGIENIRIHAPVGIAEDAALDTKAAAALVEKLVDDTQASAVVVRGFKAVYDFSLNEKISRILWSYVTDLPFPPNKLSDTNVQRLKHIAESSRRIFAQTEAARSYWEALVPQSSGKVLLLPPMIPDYAFNTARKSQSAEHQKLKIVYAGKLAREWRTLEMLELPQKLKGLGVDAQLDVVGAKFNRAKDDPLWVGRMRDGLEKAHADPDSGVTWLGALPRTESIEQIMKADLGFGWRTAELDSSLEVSTKALEYGAAGAAPIINETEDHRLLWGEDYPFFVRADDTVEEVASKVAAGLPRMAEARRKAAHASEYYSMNKARERFRSYFERAGALSTPLETNGIRQQRVVVASHDLKFMGELMDFLTRNPRFDVRQDRWTTLHTHDENTSRQLAEWADMVFCEWAGPSLAWYSNTLPDATRLVSRLHRFELNGPWMESVSWDKVDTLVFVSDWVRTQAVERFGLAEDKTMVLPNTVDLLDFDRPKTNNAQFTLGLVGMVPFLKRPDRALDLIEELAKIDERYTLRIKGRMPWEYPHVWSDPVQKQLYLDFFERIARSELLTEHVAFDSFSADIASWHRGIGYILSPSELESFHLAPAEGMAARTIPVFWKREGVKEVFGDYSRDCSPEERIRVVLEGQDKESFAEMGAAAREYSRRWDVTAVMPQWEQLLTM comes from the coding sequence ATGAGCTCTATTGTCGTCTACGGTGATGTAAGTCCGAACGTTATCGATGGCTCTTCCATCTGGCTGATGTCGGTTTCTGAAGTGCTTTCCGGCGTTTTCGATGAAGTTCACATTCAGCTGAAAAACCATGTGCAGAACCGAACGTTGCTAAGCGCAATTGATGGGATTGAAAACATTCGCATTCATGCTCCCGTGGGTATTGCAGAAGACGCGGCACTTGATACAAAGGCTGCGGCTGCGTTGGTGGAGAAGCTCGTTGATGACACCCAAGCTTCCGCCGTCGTTGTGAGGGGGTTTAAGGCAGTTTATGACTTCAGCTTGAACGAAAAAATATCGCGGATTCTGTGGTCCTATGTCACAGACCTTCCTTTTCCTCCGAATAAGTTGTCCGATACAAATGTGCAGCGGCTGAAACACATTGCTGAGTCTTCTCGCCGGATTTTTGCTCAAACCGAAGCAGCCCGCTCGTATTGGGAGGCCTTGGTCCCGCAGTCGTCCGGAAAAGTTCTCCTTCTACCACCAATGATTCCGGACTACGCGTTCAATACCGCGAGAAAATCACAGAGCGCCGAGCATCAGAAACTCAAAATCGTGTATGCAGGAAAGCTCGCTCGTGAGTGGAGAACCCTTGAAATGCTGGAGCTTCCGCAAAAACTAAAGGGACTCGGTGTTGATGCCCAGCTAGATGTGGTTGGTGCGAAGTTCAATAGGGCCAAGGATGATCCTCTGTGGGTCGGTAGGATGCGGGATGGGCTGGAAAAAGCACATGCTGATCCTGACAGCGGGGTGACGTGGCTGGGCGCGCTTCCCCGAACAGAGTCCATTGAGCAGATCATGAAGGCCGACCTCGGCTTTGGATGGCGAACGGCGGAATTAGACTCGAGTCTGGAGGTCTCAACCAAGGCTCTAGAGTATGGTGCGGCCGGCGCAGCACCAATCATCAATGAAACCGAGGACCACCGACTGCTCTGGGGTGAGGACTACCCCTTCTTTGTTCGTGCCGATGACACGGTTGAGGAAGTTGCGAGCAAAGTCGCAGCAGGCCTGCCTAGGATGGCCGAAGCACGCCGAAAGGCAGCACATGCTAGTGAGTATTATTCGATGAACAAGGCCCGCGAAAGGTTTAGGTCTTACTTTGAACGCGCGGGAGCCCTGTCAACGCCGCTAGAGACTAACGGAATTCGGCAGCAACGGGTAGTTGTAGCGTCCCATGACCTCAAATTCATGGGTGAGCTGATGGATTTCCTCACTCGAAATCCAAGATTCGACGTGAGACAAGACAGGTGGACTACGCTACACACGCATGATGAGAATACTAGTCGGCAACTCGCAGAATGGGCCGACATGGTCTTTTGTGAATGGGCAGGGCCCTCGCTGGCTTGGTATTCGAATACCCTGCCCGATGCGACGAGACTAGTCTCGAGGCTGCATCGATTTGAGCTTAACGGCCCATGGATGGAGAGCGTCAGCTGGGATAAGGTTGACACGCTGGTGTTTGTCTCAGATTGGGTCCGAACACAGGCGGTTGAACGGTTCGGACTGGCCGAAGACAAGACGATGGTTTTACCCAATACCGTGGATCTTCTTGATTTTGATCGCCCAAAAACCAACAACGCACAATTCACACTGGGACTAGTTGGTATGGTTCCGTTCCTCAAGCGCCCAGATCGTGCACTCGACTTGATTGAAGAACTAGCGAAGATTGACGAGCGCTATACCTTGCGCATCAAGGGACGAATGCCGTGGGAGTACCCACATGTATGGAGCGACCCCGTACAAAAGCAACTTTACCTTGACTTTTTTGAGCGTATTGCACGAAGTGAGTTGCTTACTGAGCATGTTGCGTTCGATTCCTTTAGTGCCGATATCGCCTCTTGGCACCGTGGCATAGGATATATTCTGTCTCCGAGCGAGCTGGAAAGCTTCCACCTTGCTCCGGCAGAAGGAATGGCCGCTCGGACAATACCAGTCTTCTGGAAGCGCGAAGGCGTGAAGGAAGTATTCGGTGACTATTCCAGAGATTGCAGCCCTGAGGAACGAATTAGGGTTGTTCTGGAAGGTCAAGATAAGGAATCCTTTGCAGAAATGGGCGCAGCAGCGAGGGAGTATTCCCGGAGATGGGATGTGACTGCAGTAATGCCGCAGTGGGAGCAATTACTCACGATGTGA
- a CDS encoding ABC transporter ATP-binding protein, translating to MFDSSKLPPAPGEYLESKKDLEELSADQEVHGTAETSSEASEESGEMQSNPDITYVERANVVVDNVSKRYVISQGRSSDASMTRVSRGKTVVDAIVNASLIALPGESIGIIGLNGSGKSTLLSMIAGGLAPTSGRILTRSQPTLMGVSPALQPDLSGEHNIYLGCLALGMSPSGAKAQIGEIAEWTELGDAIKRPMKTYSSGMSARLSFAISTAVKPDILMIDEALSTGDAAFGAKASARMHELLERAGNLFLVSHAIKEIENNCNRTIWISKGQIIADGPTDVVAPQYHEWAKFMGREDKQPAHDYLEEVTAAYQPPMVLLEQPIQE from the coding sequence ATGTTCGACTCGTCTAAGCTGCCTCCCGCACCAGGCGAATACCTTGAGTCCAAGAAGGACCTTGAGGAACTGTCAGCTGACCAAGAAGTTCATGGAACTGCTGAAACATCAAGCGAGGCATCTGAAGAATCTGGTGAGATGCAATCCAATCCTGACATCACTTATGTGGAGCGAGCCAACGTTGTCGTAGACAATGTGTCTAAACGGTATGTAATTAGTCAAGGGCGCTCCTCAGACGCCAGCATGACTCGCGTCAGCCGTGGGAAAACAGTGGTCGATGCCATTGTCAATGCTTCACTCATTGCCTTGCCCGGCGAATCGATTGGCATCATCGGACTCAATGGCTCGGGAAAATCGACTCTTCTCAGCATGATTGCCGGTGGTCTAGCGCCGACCTCGGGTCGAATTCTAACTCGCTCCCAACCGACGCTCATGGGTGTGTCACCTGCACTGCAGCCCGATCTTTCCGGTGAACACAACATCTACTTGGGTTGTTTGGCGCTGGGGATGAGTCCCTCGGGAGCTAAAGCGCAAATCGGGGAGATCGCAGAGTGGACAGAACTCGGAGATGCCATTAAGCGCCCAATGAAAACTTACTCATCCGGTATGTCCGCGCGGTTGTCCTTCGCAATTTCGACAGCAGTGAAGCCAGATATTCTCATGATCGATGAGGCACTTTCAACCGGTGACGCGGCATTTGGAGCCAAAGCTAGCGCGCGCATGCACGAGCTCTTAGAGCGTGCCGGCAACCTGTTCTTGGTTTCACACGCCATCAAGGAAATCGAGAACAACTGCAACCGAACGATCTGGATCTCAAAGGGACAAATCATTGCTGATGGCCCGACTGATGTTGTCGCACCTCAGTACCATGAATGGGCTAAGTTCATGGGCAGGGAAGACAAGCAACCAGCTCACGACTATCTCGAGGAAGTCACAGCTGCCTACCAACCCCCCATGGTCCTTCTGGAACAACCTATCCAGGAATAA
- a CDS encoding ABC transporter permease: MQIVNPEGLHPLATRPSLREYISQLWERRFFIAADARAKALRTTRDYRLWQLWLVLNPLFDVALYGFLFGMLMKTSRGIENFIGFLFIGIIFMSMMTGLMNSGISLMQSSRSMIRAFQFPRASIPFSTTLRSMIDNVLPAIVALMAAFLFQWGTGPSWTLIFVVPLFLLIHVFGCGLMMITARLTAQVPEAKTILGLVSRGLFFLSGVMFSIDRFAGHSVVHQIMTANPCYIFLTAVRDSSIYRTAPSLVTWGELLAWSLGIFSLGFIFFWRAEDKYVRLV; encoded by the coding sequence GTGCAGATTGTCAATCCGGAAGGTTTGCATCCACTTGCTACTCGTCCCTCGTTGCGTGAGTACATCTCCCAGCTGTGGGAACGACGTTTCTTCATCGCTGCGGATGCGAGGGCCAAAGCACTCCGCACGACGCGTGACTACCGCCTGTGGCAATTGTGGCTTGTCCTGAATCCGCTGTTCGATGTCGCACTGTACGGATTCCTTTTTGGCATGCTTATGAAAACGTCCCGCGGTATTGAGAACTTCATTGGCTTTCTGTTCATCGGCATTATCTTTATGTCGATGATGACGGGGTTAATGAATTCCGGTATCAGTCTCATGCAGTCTTCCCGATCGATGATCCGGGCATTTCAATTTCCTAGGGCCTCGATTCCGTTCTCGACCACACTGCGGTCGATGATCGATAACGTTTTGCCCGCCATTGTGGCACTGATGGCGGCTTTTCTTTTTCAGTGGGGAACGGGCCCCTCGTGGACTCTGATCTTTGTTGTTCCGTTGTTTTTGTTAATTCACGTTTTTGGGTGTGGATTGATGATGATCACCGCGCGACTTACCGCCCAGGTCCCCGAGGCTAAGACTATTTTGGGACTTGTTTCACGCGGATTGTTCTTCCTATCCGGAGTGATGTTTTCTATTGATAGATTTGCCGGGCATTCGGTGGTTCACCAAATAATGACTGCCAACCCCTGCTATATCTTCCTTACCGCAGTCCGCGACTCCTCGATTTATCGCACCGCTCCGAGCCTTGTGACATGGGGAGAGCTACTGGCATGGAGTTTAGGCATTTTTTCGCTTGGCTTCATTTTCTTCTGGAGAGCGGAGGATAAGTATGTTCGACTCGTCTAA